The following proteins are encoded in a genomic region of Phaeodactylum tricornutum CCAP 1055/1 chromosome 1, whole genome shotgun sequence:
- a CDS encoding predicted protein: MDLSTVQSVAVLIGKIYGIYAVGAMTLAAAVAVRQEYKIWQPSSLPSLSIWGMIKVFWFNIVWFVLCLVGSILISAKWCLQLGRSDIEYEGNQWVEATVARICVTLFVGPVRVDGTEHLPPNDKNPAPVYVANHESQIDVGVVYYLGRRFKWIAKQSVLYLPGVGQIMWLSGHVLIQRQGRNKQSVSNLFEKSNAAVQSGVPMFFFPQGTRWIANRREFKDGAFKVALDNKSTLIPLSIGLPRNAWNCAYPVSLLWGRSTPEPITITVHPSIPVKGTESRDELKQRCWDQIYSVLVPPVSTSSATAGGNDSDKNK; the protein is encoded by the coding sequence ATGGACTTATCTACGGTTCAATCAGTCGCGGTACTGATTGGCAAGATATACGGTATTTATGCGGTGGGTGCCATGACGTTGGCAGCGGCCGTTGCCGTCCGACAGGAATATAAGATTTGGCAACCGTCCAGTTTGccgtcactgtcaatctgGGGAATGATCAAAGTGTTTTGGTTCAATATCGTATGGTTCGTGTTGTGTTTGGTAGGTTCCATCCTGATTAGTGCAAAATGGTGTCTACAGTTGGGACGTTCCGATATTGAGTACGAAGGCAATCAATGGGTCGAGGCGACCGTCGCACGAATCTGTGTGACTCTTTTCGTCGGACCCGTCCGAGTCGACGGAACGGAACATTTACCACCGAACGATAAGAACCCCGCACCAGTGTACGTGGCGAATCACGAAAGTCAAATTGATGTCGGCGTCGTCTACTACCTGGGACGGAGGTTCAAATGGATCGCCAAGCAATCGGTCCTGTACCTGCCCGGAGTGGGTCAAATCATGTGGCTATCCGGCCACGTGCTGATTCAACGACAAGGTCGGAACAAACAGTCCGTATCCAACCTGTTTGAGAAATCCAACGCGGCGGTGCAATCCGGGGTGCCCATGTTTTTCTTTCCGCAAGGCACGCGGTGGATTGCGAATCGACGAGAGTTCAAGGACGGTGCCTTTAAGGTTGCCTTGGACAATAAAAGTACACTGATTCCGCTGTCAATTGGCCTTCCTCGCAACGCTTGGAATTGTGCCTATCCAGTCAGTTTGTTGTGGGGACGATCGACGCCGGAACCGATCACGATCACGGTGCACCCGTCGATTCCCGTGAAAGGTACCGAGTCTCGCGACGAGTTGAAGCAACGGTGTTGGGATCAAATATATAGCGTCCTGGTCCCACCAGTGTCGACTTCCTCCGCAACTGCCGGTGGCAACGACTCCGACAAGAATAAGTAA